A part of Ictalurus furcatus strain D&B chromosome 8, Billie_1.0, whole genome shotgun sequence genomic DNA contains:
- the dusp6 gene encoding dual specificity protein phosphatase 6 encodes MLDKFRPAQLDTAMAISKSVAWLREQLETRRERLLVMDCRARELYDSSHVEAAINVAIPSLMLRRLKKGNLPVKSLLSDGQDRERFARRCRTDTIVLYDECSREWNENVDGGSVLGLLLRRMKDEGYKAFYLEGGFSKFQAECPALCETNLDGSCGGSGSPTSHVLGLGGLRISSDSSDIESDADREPGSATDSDGSPASNPQPSFPVEILPHLYLGCAKDSTNLDVLEEFGIKYILNVTPNLPNLFENAGEFKYKQIPISDHWSQNLSQFFPEAISFIDEARGQKCGVLVHCLAGISRSVTVTVAYLMQKLNLSMNDAYDIVKMKKSNISPNFNFMGQLLDFERTLGLQSPCDNRASAPSQPLYFSTPTNHNVFQLDPLEST; translated from the exons ATGCTCGATAAGTTCCGACCCGCGCAGCTCGACACGGCAATGGCGATCAGTAAGAGCGTGGCGTGGCTGAGGGAGCAGCTCGAGACGCGCCGCGAGCGCCTGCTCGTGATGGACTGCCGCGCGCGCGAGCTCTACGACTCGTCGCACGTCGAGGCGGCCATCAACGTGGCCATCCCGAGCCTCATGCTGCGGCGGCTCAAGAAGGGCAACCTGCCCGTCAAGTCGCTGCTCTCTGACGGACAGGACCGCGAGAGGTTCGCGCGACGCTGCAGGACCGACACCATCGTGCTGTACGACGAGTGCAGCCGCGAGTGGAACGAGAACGTGGACGGCGGCTCGGTGCTCGGTTTACTGCTGCGGAGGATGAAGGACGAGGGATACAAAGCCTTTTACCTTGAAG GCGGTTTCAGTAAGTTCCAGGCCGAGTGTCCGGCGCTCTGCGAGACTAACCTGGACGGCTCATGTGGTGGAAGCGGCTCTCCCACGTCGCACGTGTTGGGCCTCGGCGGCCTGCGCATCAGCTCCGATTCATCGGATATCGAGTCAGACGCGGACCGTGAGCCCGGTAGCGCTACCGACTCGGATGGCAGCCCGGCGTCCAACCCGCAGCCATCGTTCCCGGTCGAGATCCTGCCGCACCTGTACCTGGGCTGCGCCAAGGACTCCACCAACCTGGACGTGCTGGAGGAGTTCGGCATCAAGTACATCCTGAACGTGACCCCGAACCTGCCCAACCTTTTCGAGAACGCAGGAGAGTTCAAGTACAAACAGATCCCCATATCGGACCACTGGAGCCAGAACCTGTCGCAGTTCTTCCCAGAGGCCATCAGCTTCATCG ACGAAGCCCGAGGTCAGAAGTGCGGCGTCCTGGTGCACTGCCTTGCCGGTATCAGCCGCTCTGTCACGGTGACCGTGGCCTACCTGATGCAGAAGCTCAATCTGTCCATGAACGACGCCTACGACATAGTCAAGATGAAAAAATCAAACATCTCGCCCAACTTCAACTTCATGGGCCAGCTGTTGGACTTTGAGCGTACGCTGGGACTGCAGAGCCCGTGTGACAACCGAGCTTCTGCACCGTCGCAGCCGCTCTACTTCAGCACACCCACCAATCACAACGTCTTCCAACTCGACCCACTCGAGTCCACGTGA